The sequence TCGTATATGGACTCCTCCCGGTTTGCCAGTGTTTGGCGGGGATTTCGAACCTAGGTACGACTGCGTCCGTATATCCGGCTTCATGGAGCGGTGTGGCAGCTCCCGAGCCCTGATGAAATGCGCGCCTGTATGTCTGATCGCCCTAACGGCTTTGCTTCACGGCAGCAGGGAGCCCGCGGATAACCCAGGTTTCATACAGGCCGGTTCGACCGGTTCGTCATCAATGCCATTCACTGTGCAATCGTGGTGGAGCGTTTCTACAGCGGTGTTGCCGGTAACGCTCAGGCGGGTTGGTAGGTGGTTTCCCGACTGAGCAGGGCCCAGACGATCCGGGCATTCTTGTTGGCCAGGGCAACGGCGACGGCGTTGGCATTGCATCGTTGCAACAGGCCTTGCAGCCAGCGACTGCGAGCATCGGTCTTGTTGGCGCAACAGCGTACGACCGAGCGGGAGCCATGGGTGAACAGGGTGCGCAGGTAGGTATCGCCACGCTTGGTGATCCCGCCCAGGCGCTGCTGCCCGCCCGTGGAGTGTTGCCGTGGCACCAGGCCCAGCCAGGCCGCGAACTGACGCGCCGTGCGGAATTGCCGGGCATCGCCGACCGCTGCCACCACCGCGCTGGCGGTGAGCGGGCCGATGCCTTCCACGGCCAGCAGGCGCTGGATGCGCGCATCCTCGCGCGCACTGCGCTTGATCACTCGCTCCAGTCGCTCGATGCGGGCATCCAGCGCCTGCAACTCCTCTTTCAAGCCGCTCAACAACTCGCCCATCGGCGCCGGCAAGGGCACCGGCTCGGCAGCGGTGACCGTCTCGAGCAGTTCGACCGTCGCCGCGCGCCCGCGTCGGCTGGCGACCAGGCCGAATTCGCCGAGCAAGCCGCGAATTTCGTTGCACAGTGCCGTACGGGCCCGGACCAGACGGCTGCGAATGCGATGCACGGACTGCCCGGCCTGCTGCTGCGCACTCTTCACCGGCACAAAGCGCATGCTCGGACGGCTGGCCGCCTCGCAGATCGCTTCGGCATCGTGGGCATCGTGTTTGTCACCCTTGACGTAAGGTTTGACGAACTGCGGTGCAATCAAGCGGACCTCGTGCCCCAGCCCCTGCAGCTCTCGCGCCCAATAGTGCGCACTGCCGCAGGCCTCCATCGCCACCAGGCAGGGTGCCAGCTGGCGAAAGAAATCCAGCATCTGCGCCCGCTTGAGCTGCCGCCGGCACACCACG is a genomic window of Pseudomonas knackmussii B13 containing:
- a CDS encoding IS110 family transposase: MNISRVGLDLAKQVFQVHGVDSHERVVCRRQLKRAQMLDFFRQLAPCLVAMEACGSAHYWARELQGLGHEVRLIAPQFVKPYVKGDKHDAHDAEAICEAASRPSMRFVPVKSAQQQAGQSVHRIRSRLVRARTALCNEIRGLLGEFGLVASRRGRAATVELLETVTAAEPVPLPAPMGELLSGLKEELQALDARIERLERVIKRSAREDARIQRLLAVEGIGPLTASAVVAAVGDARQFRTARQFAAWLGLVPRQHSTGGQQRLGGITKRGDTYLRTLFTHGSRSVVRCCANKTDARSRWLQGLLQRCNANAVAVALANKNARIVWALLSRETTYQPA